The Synechococcus sp. MU1617 genome window below encodes:
- the phnE gene encoding phosphonate ABC transporter, permease protein PhnE has protein sequence MSASVDSYRAILRRHELRWRQQFLRVLVILTAVVGSLAIVGLFDPNRIATGVPAILNLLPEMFPPDFGRWQFWIKPLIDSMAMSIAGTSIAVFFSLLLCFFAARNTSPSRGLYVMATAILNVTRAVPELILGMILVAAVGFGALPGTLALGLHSVGMLGKFYAEAIELCDQEPIEAARSSGASELQVIVHSILPQVFPAMADVTFYRWEYNFRASMVVGAVGAGGIGLEIISALRIMEYQQVSALLLVVLVVVTALDSMSNALRHWMVQ, from the coding sequence ATGAGTGCTTCCGTTGATTCCTATCGCGCCATTCTTCGGCGCCATGAGCTGCGATGGCGGCAGCAATTCCTCCGTGTTCTGGTGATTCTCACGGCGGTGGTTGGTTCCCTGGCCATTGTGGGCCTGTTTGATCCGAATCGAATCGCTACCGGGGTGCCGGCGATTTTGAACTTGCTGCCTGAAATGTTCCCACCGGATTTCGGGCGGTGGCAGTTCTGGATCAAGCCCTTGATCGACTCGATGGCCATGAGCATCGCGGGCACCTCAATCGCTGTTTTCTTCTCACTGTTGCTCTGTTTCTTCGCAGCAAGAAACACCAGCCCCAGCCGTGGCTTGTACGTCATGGCCACCGCAATACTCAACGTGACCCGAGCCGTTCCCGAGCTAATTCTCGGCATGATTCTTGTGGCCGCCGTGGGCTTCGGAGCACTGCCCGGAACGCTGGCCCTCGGTCTTCACTCCGTTGGCATGCTCGGCAAGTTCTACGCCGAGGCGATCGAGCTGTGTGATCAAGAACCGATCGAAGCCGCCCGCTCCTCAGGGGCATCTGAACTGCAGGTGATCGTTCACAGCATCCTTCCCCAGGTGTTCCCAGCCATGGCGGATGTCACGTTCTACCGCTGGGAATACAACTTCCGGGCTTCGATGGTGGTGGGCGCCGTGGGTGCCGGTGGCATTGGCTTGGAAATCATCAGTGCCCTGCGGATCATGGAGTACCAACAGGTCTCAGCCCTGCTGTTGGTGGTGCTCGTGGTGGTTACGGCGCTCGATTCAATGAGCAATGCCCTGCGCCATTGGATGGTGCAATGA
- a CDS encoding phosphonate dehydrogenase, producing the protein MTTLVSHQHRPHLVVTNYVQEEVIDFLSEFARVTANRSREPWSRRSLLEAAADADGLLMFMPDCVDADFLDHCPRLRSIAGALRGFDNFDLSACDAREIRYQFIPNLLAAPTAELTVAMLISLARSIPAGDAFVRTGQFPGWRPNFYSKGVINSTVGIVGMGQLGLEFAERMRGFGATLLYSDPVRLDRQSEQRLELQHVEFNDVIERSDHLVLMVPLTNDTLHLINADVLARCKPGAVLINPCRGSVVDEQAVVRALQSGQLGGYGADVFEMEDWARQDHPKSIPQALLDQRDRTVLTPHIGSAVQSIRDDIAMTAARNLKALVQTTLLPIK; encoded by the coding sequence ATGACAACCCTCGTGAGCCATCAACACCGGCCCCATCTGGTGGTCACGAACTATGTGCAAGAGGAGGTCATTGACTTCCTCTCCGAATTCGCACGGGTCACCGCCAATCGCAGCCGGGAACCCTGGAGCCGTCGATCTTTGCTGGAGGCAGCAGCGGACGCCGACGGCCTGCTGATGTTCATGCCGGATTGCGTCGATGCCGACTTTCTTGATCACTGCCCGCGGCTGCGCTCGATTGCCGGAGCCCTGCGTGGTTTCGACAACTTTGATCTATCCGCCTGTGATGCACGGGAGATTCGCTATCAATTCATCCCCAATTTGTTGGCGGCACCAACGGCAGAACTCACCGTTGCGATGCTGATCAGCCTGGCGCGATCCATCCCGGCAGGGGATGCCTTCGTGCGCACAGGTCAGTTCCCTGGATGGCGGCCGAACTTCTACTCCAAAGGAGTGATTAACAGCACAGTTGGCATCGTGGGAATGGGGCAACTCGGCCTTGAATTCGCCGAGCGCATGCGGGGCTTCGGCGCAACGCTCCTCTACAGCGATCCCGTTCGTCTTGATCGCCAATCTGAGCAACGTCTTGAGCTGCAGCATGTGGAGTTCAACGACGTGATTGAACGCAGTGATCACCTGGTGCTGATGGTGCCGCTCACAAACGACACGCTGCATCTGATCAATGCGGATGTGTTGGCCCGATGCAAGCCGGGAGCGGTGCTGATCAATCCATGCCGCGGCTCGGTGGTGGATGAACAGGCTGTTGTGCGGGCACTGCAATCGGGCCAGCTGGGGGGCTACGGAGCAGATGTTTTTGAGATGGAGGACTGGGCCCGACAGGACCACCCCAAATCCATTCCCCAGGCCTTGCTCGATCAACGCGATCGCACCGTGCTCACGCCGCACATCGGTTCGGCCGTTCAATCGATCCGCGATGACATCGCCATGACAGCGGCCCGCAATCTCAAGGCACTTGTTCAGACCACCTTGTTGCCGATCAAATGA
- the phnD gene encoding phosphate/phosphite/phosphonate ABC transporter substrate-binding protein, translating to MLSQAARFSAVAFASAAIFLVGCSSQTTTGKSADTSDPDKLIVALIPDENAATVIQDNQGLKDFLNQKLGKEIELVVTTDYSSMIEAARNDRLDLAYFGPLSYVLAKTKSEIEPFAARIKGGTKTYNSCLIGNTEAGVTDFEAIKGKTFAFGDPASTSSRMFPELTLKENGLTKGEDYEGVFLGAHDAVALAVQNGNAQAGGMACPIFESMKEKGKIDDTKVTLIAKSAPIPQYPWTMRSSLKPELKETISTTFIELNDESVLKPFKADGFAVITDQDYDGIRKAGDLLGLDLGKFVN from the coding sequence ATGTTGTCCCAAGCTGCGCGTTTTTCAGCCGTTGCTTTTGCATCTGCTGCGATTTTTCTGGTTGGTTGCTCCAGCCAAACAACAACTGGCAAGTCTGCCGACACCAGTGATCCCGACAAGCTGATTGTTGCCCTGATTCCGGATGAAAATGCCGCAACGGTGATTCAGGACAATCAGGGGCTCAAGGATTTCCTCAATCAGAAACTCGGTAAGGAGATCGAACTGGTGGTCACCACCGATTACTCCTCCATGATCGAGGCGGCCCGCAACGATCGCCTCGACCTGGCCTATTTCGGACCGCTGTCGTACGTCTTGGCCAAAACCAAGAGCGAGATCGAACCGTTCGCCGCACGGATCAAGGGTGGCACCAAGACCTACAACTCGTGTCTGATCGGCAACACCGAAGCCGGTGTGACCGACTTTGAAGCGATCAAAGGCAAAACCTTTGCCTTTGGAGACCCAGCTTCAACCTCCAGTCGCATGTTCCCGGAACTGACCCTCAAAGAGAATGGCCTCACCAAGGGTGAGGACTACGAGGGGGTGTTCCTCGGCGCCCATGACGCTGTGGCCTTGGCGGTTCAGAACGGTAATGCTCAAGCCGGTGGGATGGCCTGCCCGATTTTTGAGTCGATGAAGGAGAAGGGCAAAATCGACGACACGAAAGTGACGTTGATCGCCAAATCAGCACCGATCCCGCAGTACCCCTGGACGATGCGCTCGTCGTTGAAGCCCGAACTGAAGGAGACCATCAGCACCACCTTCATTGAGCTGAACGACGAGAGCGTCCTGAAGCCCTTCAAGGCCGATGGATTCGCCGTGATCACCGATCAGGACTATGACGGCATCCGCAAGGCGGGTGATCTTCTGGGCCTCGACCTCGGCAAGTTCGTCAACTGA
- the rimK gene encoding 30S ribosomal protein S6--L-glutamate ligase has translation MYAALRTERTGLRIALLASDPELYSNRRLLEAGEERGHRMEFLNVKQCYMRLDPQNPEMHYRGGNVLERIDAVIPRIRPSVTFYGCAITRQFEAMGIRVLNAAEPIKRSRDKLLASQLFVRHGLSMPVTGFASSPLDTKDLIKMVGGAPLILKLLEGAQGRGVVLAETQKAAESVINAMKSLNANLLVQEFIKEAGGKDLRCFVIGNKVVSAIERTAAVGDFRSNIHQGGSAQAVRIRPEERKLAVAATRALGLDVAGVDIIRSERGPLLLEVNSSPGLEGIETATGKDLAGQMIQEVERKLGWVRSCSTPALVAS, from the coding sequence ATGTATGCGGCCTTGCGCACCGAACGCACGGGCCTCCGCATTGCTCTGCTCGCCTCGGATCCAGAGCTTTACAGCAACCGTCGACTGCTGGAGGCGGGTGAGGAGCGCGGACACCGCATGGAATTCCTCAACGTCAAGCAGTGCTACATGCGGCTCGATCCGCAGAACCCCGAGATGCATTACCGGGGTGGCAATGTGCTCGAGCGCATCGATGCGGTGATCCCCCGCATTCGTCCGAGCGTCACCTTCTACGGATGCGCGATCACCCGTCAGTTTGAGGCGATGGGCATTCGTGTTCTCAATGCTGCTGAGCCGATCAAACGATCCCGCGACAAGCTTCTGGCGTCACAGCTGTTTGTGCGCCATGGGCTGAGCATGCCGGTTACCGGTTTTGCCAGTTCTCCGCTCGACACCAAGGATCTGATCAAGATGGTGGGCGGCGCACCGCTGATCCTCAAGCTTCTGGAGGGCGCCCAAGGGCGTGGCGTCGTTTTGGCGGAAACCCAGAAGGCTGCAGAGAGTGTGATCAATGCCATGAAGAGCCTGAACGCCAACTTGCTGGTTCAGGAATTCATCAAGGAGGCCGGTGGAAAGGACCTGCGTTGTTTCGTGATTGGCAACAAGGTGGTGTCGGCCATTGAGCGGACAGCTGCAGTGGGCGACTTTCGCTCCAACATTCACCAGGGTGGTTCAGCTCAAGCGGTGCGCATCCGGCCTGAGGAGCGCAAGCTGGCTGTGGCGGCGACACGGGCGCTCGGCCTTGACGTGGCCGGTGTAGACATCATCCGCTCGGAGCGTGGGCCCTTGCTTCTGGAGGTGAATTCCAGCCCTGGGCTCGAGGGAATTGAAACGGCGACGGGTAAGGATCTCGCCGGTCAAATGATTCAGGAAGTGGAGCGAAAACTGGGTTGGGTTCGTTCCTGTTCGACCCCCGCTCTGGTCGCTTCTTGA
- a CDS encoding HD domain-containing protein, producing MTALADHAMEWMKSMQAGSREERVDLLFAYLHTHGQSSYDPSVTQLEHALQTAHLAQQESHQPHMVVASLLHDIGHLMIDEHDERGDFLDQDCAHEAVAARALSVFFPTQVVAPVQRHVSAKRLLCSLDETYYAGLSEASKRSFAVQGGELSRSEAMRLLALEGMDDAMALRRWDDRAKVDGVEVPDLDAYRQVVLDHLV from the coding sequence ATGACCGCACTGGCCGACCACGCCATGGAATGGATGAAATCCATGCAAGCGGGGAGTCGCGAAGAGCGCGTTGATCTGCTCTTCGCCTATCTGCACACCCATGGGCAATCCAGCTACGACCCATCGGTGACGCAGCTGGAGCATGCTCTACAGACAGCGCATCTGGCCCAACAGGAGTCGCACCAGCCCCACATGGTGGTGGCATCACTGCTTCATGACATCGGCCATCTGATGATTGATGAACACGATGAGCGGGGGGATTTCCTCGATCAAGACTGTGCCCATGAGGCCGTCGCAGCCCGAGCACTCTCAGTGTTCTTCCCCACGCAGGTCGTTGCCCCCGTACAGCGGCATGTCTCAGCCAAACGGCTGCTGTGCTCCCTGGATGAGACGTATTACGCGGGACTATCGGAAGCATCGAAACGCAGCTTTGCCGTGCAAGGCGGAGAGCTGAGCCGTTCTGAAGCAATGCGGCTGTTGGCCTTAGAGGGGATGGACGATGCCATGGCACTACGGCGCTGGGACGACCGTGCCAAGGTTGATGGGGTTGAAGTGCCCGACTTGGATGCCTACAGGCAGGTGGTCTTGGACCATCTGGTGTGA
- a CDS encoding phytanoyl-CoA dioxygenase family protein: MTNITTHWDPKDLLQFKGLHQQDGVVHVPGLVASDAMAELLAWVDDISNASTLGRHYFESTAHGRVKARTEDFAKDHPPLHQFLTQGRVHDVLEALFGEPPVLFKEKINYKHPGAAGYAPHQDAPAYPYGSLHITMLLALDSADTNNGCLEFAKGAHHNGVIGVNADGCLPIEQASQLEWTPMPVAAGDAVFFNSFAPHRSGTNRSDRSRRALYVTYNASSEGDLRSEYYDHKKQALAEGRVSLINHFLGEDVS; this comes from the coding sequence ATGACCAACATCACAACGCACTGGGATCCGAAGGATCTCCTTCAATTCAAAGGGCTTCATCAGCAAGACGGTGTCGTTCATGTGCCTGGCTTGGTGGCAAGCGACGCCATGGCCGAGCTGTTGGCTTGGGTTGACGACATTTCCAACGCGTCAACCCTGGGGCGCCACTACTTCGAAAGCACAGCCCACGGCCGGGTCAAAGCGCGAACCGAAGACTTCGCCAAGGATCACCCTCCCCTGCATCAGTTCCTAACCCAAGGGCGGGTGCACGACGTACTCGAAGCATTGTTTGGCGAGCCACCGGTGCTGTTCAAGGAAAAGATCAACTACAAGCACCCCGGTGCAGCCGGGTATGCCCCCCATCAGGATGCACCGGCCTATCCGTATGGCTCCCTGCACATCACGATGCTGCTGGCCTTGGATTCAGCTGATACCAACAATGGTTGCTTGGAATTCGCCAAGGGGGCCCATCACAACGGGGTGATTGGCGTGAATGCCGATGGATGTCTACCGATTGAGCAGGCATCCCAACTCGAATGGACGCCGATGCCTGTGGCTGCTGGCGACGCTGTGTTCTTCAACTCCTTTGCACCGCACCGCAGCGGCACAAACCGCTCCGATCGTTCACGCCGCGCGCTGTACGTCACCTACAACGCCAGCTCCGAAGGCGATCTGAGATCGGAGTACTACGACCACAAAAAGCAGGCGCTGGCTGAAGGGCGCGTCAGCTTGATCAACCATTTTCTCGGGGAGGACGTCTCATGA